A genomic region of Mycobacterium senriense contains the following coding sequences:
- a CDS encoding DUF2752 domain-containing protein, with amino-acid sequence MALGGALGYVALADPHRPSSIYPACPFKWLTGWNCPFCGGLRMTHDVLHGDVMAGIHDNVFLLVGIPLLAAWLLVRRARGKGAPPRAALLTVVVATIAWTVLRNLPAFPLFPSVLGG; translated from the coding sequence GTGGCGCTGGGTGGCGCGCTCGGCTACGTCGCGCTGGCCGACCCGCACCGCCCGAGTTCGATCTATCCGGCCTGTCCGTTCAAATGGCTCACCGGCTGGAATTGCCCGTTTTGCGGCGGGCTGCGGATGACGCACGACGTGTTGCACGGCGACGTGATGGCCGGGATCCATGACAACGTCTTCCTGCTGGTGGGAATCCCGTTGCTGGCCGCATGGCTGCTGGTGCGCCGCGCCCGCGGCAAGGGAGCGCCGCCCAGGGCGGCGTTGCTGACGGTCGTGGTCGCGACGATCGCGTGGACGGTGCTGCGTAACCTGCCCGCCTTCCCGCTGTTTCCCAGTGTTCTTGGTGGGTAA
- the cydC gene encoding thiol reductant ABC exporter subunit CydC, producing the protein MRRPDPLIDALTLLRPRLPRVLAAVALGALSLGSALALAGVSAWLITRAWQMPPVLDLSVAAVAVRMFAISRAVLHYCERLATHDTALRAAGTARVQIYQRLARGPAAAAVRLHSGELVTRVGADVDELANVLVRALVPIAVAVVLALAATAVVAAISPAAAVVLAACLLIAGLVAPRIAGRAAAAQEGVARQHHSERDTSAMVALEHAPELRVAGLLPDVIAESQRRQRAWGDALDAAAEPAAIAEAMPTAAIGASVLGAVVCGIGLAHAVAPTTLAVLMLLPLSAFEAMTPLPAAAVQLTRSRIAARRLLELSPPGPEIATASVPTPVGTGRLSADMRSGHEGAARSTRIAVDLPPGARLAVTGPSGSGKTTLLMTLAGLLPPLDGRVTLDGTAMNEFGEADLRSAIGFFAEDAHIFATTIRDNLLVACGDCPDEELVAALGAVSLGTWLAGLPGGLSTVLTGGAQALSAGQRRRLLLARAVISPMPVVLLDEPTEHLDVTDAERVLRDLLAPDSRLMSAQRTVVVATHHLPEGLACRQLRVDDDVTRADSEVSPARHEFQRQQHEQ; encoded by the coding sequence ATGCGCCGGCCTGATCCGCTCATCGACGCTTTGACGCTGTTGCGCCCGCGGCTGCCTCGTGTTCTGGCAGCGGTCGCGCTCGGGGCGCTCTCGCTGGGTAGTGCGCTGGCCCTGGCCGGTGTTTCGGCATGGCTGATCACGCGGGCCTGGCAGATGCCGCCCGTGCTGGACCTGTCGGTGGCCGCGGTCGCGGTTCGGATGTTCGCGATCTCGCGGGCGGTGCTGCACTACTGCGAGCGACTGGCCACTCACGACACGGCCCTGCGCGCGGCCGGCACCGCGCGCGTCCAGATATACCAGCGGCTCGCGCGCGGACCGGCGGCGGCCGCCGTCCGGCTGCACAGCGGTGAACTGGTGACGCGGGTGGGTGCTGACGTCGACGAGCTGGCCAACGTCCTGGTGCGCGCCCTGGTGCCGATCGCGGTCGCGGTCGTGCTGGCGCTGGCGGCAACCGCAGTCGTCGCGGCCATTTCACCGGCTGCGGCGGTGGTGCTGGCGGCCTGCCTGCTGATCGCCGGCTTGGTCGCGCCCCGGATCGCCGGCCGCGCCGCCGCAGCCCAGGAAGGCGTTGCGCGGCAGCATCATTCCGAACGCGACACGTCGGCAATGGTCGCCCTCGAACATGCCCCCGAGCTTCGGGTCGCCGGCCTGCTACCCGACGTCATCGCCGAATCGCAACGCCGGCAACGCGCTTGGGGCGATGCCCTGGACGCCGCCGCCGAACCGGCGGCCATTGCCGAGGCGATGCCCACCGCCGCGATCGGGGCGAGCGTGCTAGGCGCGGTGGTGTGCGGGATCGGGTTGGCCCACGCGGTCGCGCCCACCACACTGGCCGTGCTGATGCTGCTGCCGCTGTCCGCCTTCGAGGCGATGACGCCGTTACCGGCCGCCGCGGTCCAACTGACGCGGTCGCGGATCGCCGCGCGCCGCCTGCTCGAACTGAGCCCCCCGGGGCCCGAGATTGCGACGGCGAGCGTACCCACACCCGTCGGCACCGGACGGTTGTCGGCCGACATGCGTTCCGGTCATGAGGGCGCGGCACGCTCGACCCGGATAGCGGTGGATCTGCCGCCGGGAGCGCGGCTGGCCGTCACCGGCCCCAGCGGTTCCGGCAAGACGACGTTGTTGATGACACTCGCCGGTCTGCTGCCGCCCCTGGACGGGCGGGTGACGCTGGACGGTACCGCCATGAACGAGTTCGGCGAGGCCGACTTGCGCAGCGCGATCGGGTTTTTCGCCGAGGACGCCCATATCTTCGCCACCACCATCCGCGACAACCTGTTGGTCGCCTGCGGAGACTGCCCTGACGAGGAATTGGTTGCAGCACTGGGCGCGGTCAGCCTGGGCACCTGGCTCGCCGGTCTGCCAGGCGGGTTGTCCACTGTGCTCACCGGTGGGGCGCAGGCCCTTTCGGCCGGCCAGCGCCGAAGGCTATTGCTGGCGCGAGCGGTGATCTCGCCCATGCCAGTCGTGCTGCTCGACGAGCCCACCGAACACCTCGACGTCACAGACGCAGAACGGGTTCTCCGCGACCTGTTGGCCCCGGATTCGCGGTTGATGTCCGCACAGCGGACGGTGGTGGTGGCGACTCACCACCTGCCGGAGGGGCTGGCCTGTCGGCAACTACGCGTCGATGACGACGTGACGCGGGCGGACTCAGAGGTGTCGCCGGCGCGGCATGAATTCCAGCGACAGCAGCACGAACAGTAG
- a CDS encoding cytochrome ubiquinol oxidase subunit I produces MNVVDISRWQFGITTVYHFIFVPLTIGLAPLIAIMQTVWVATGNTAWYRLTKFFGKLFLINFAIGVATGIVQEFQFGMNWSEYSKFVGDIFGAPLAMEGLFAFFFESTFIGLWIFGWSRLPKLIHLACIWIVAFGVNASAFFIIAANSFMQHPVGAHYNPSTRRAELDDIFALLSNNTAQAAFSHTVTGALLVAGTFVAAVSTWWMVRSHKQGSTTPESQTEARTMFRPAAILGCGVVLLATVGLFFTGDRQGKLMFVQQPMKMASAEGLCHTQTDPDFSVLTIGTHNNCGSVAEVIKVHYVLPFLAEGKFSGVTLGGVDELQQEYQQRFGPDDYRPNLFVTYWSFRAMIGFLAIPVLFALTVLWVTRGGRTPKRRWMSWFALLTIPTPFLANISGWVFTEMGRQPWVVAPNPSGDQSIRMTVRAGVSNHVPGMVITSLVTFTLVYAVLAVLWFFLLKRYTVEGPLEHDAEPAPPQAPSDDEVAPLSFAY; encoded by the coding sequence ATGAATGTCGTCGATATTTCGCGGTGGCAGTTCGGTATCACAACCGTCTACCACTTCATCTTCGTGCCGCTCACCATCGGTTTGGCGCCGCTGATCGCCATCATGCAGACGGTGTGGGTGGCCACCGGTAACACCGCCTGGTACCGGCTGACCAAGTTCTTCGGCAAGCTGTTCCTGATCAACTTCGCCATCGGCGTGGCGACCGGGATCGTCCAAGAATTTCAGTTCGGCATGAACTGGTCGGAGTACTCGAAGTTCGTCGGCGACATCTTCGGTGCGCCACTGGCGATGGAGGGGTTGTTCGCCTTCTTCTTCGAGTCCACCTTCATCGGGTTGTGGATCTTCGGCTGGAGCCGGCTGCCCAAGCTGATCCACCTGGCTTGCATCTGGATCGTCGCGTTCGGCGTCAACGCGTCGGCGTTCTTCATCATCGCGGCGAACTCGTTCATGCAGCACCCGGTCGGCGCGCACTACAACCCGTCGACGCGACGCGCCGAGCTGGACGACATCTTCGCCCTGCTGTCCAATAACACTGCGCAAGCGGCGTTTTCACACACTGTGACAGGGGCGCTCCTGGTTGCGGGCACCTTCGTCGCCGCCGTCAGCACATGGTGGATGGTGCGCTCACACAAGCAGGGGTCCACCACGCCCGAATCACAAACCGAGGCCCGCACCATGTTTCGCCCGGCGGCCATCCTGGGCTGCGGGGTGGTGCTGCTCGCCACCGTTGGCCTGTTCTTCACCGGTGACCGGCAGGGCAAGCTAATGTTCGTCCAGCAGCCGATGAAGATGGCATCGGCGGAGGGGTTGTGCCACACGCAGACCGACCCCGACTTCTCGGTGCTGACGATCGGAACCCACAACAACTGCGGCAGTGTCGCCGAGGTCATCAAGGTGCACTACGTGCTGCCGTTCCTAGCCGAGGGCAAGTTCAGCGGCGTGACGCTGGGCGGGGTGGACGAGTTGCAGCAGGAGTACCAGCAGCGCTTCGGACCCGACGACTACCGGCCGAACCTGTTCGTCACCTACTGGTCCTTCCGGGCGATGATCGGATTCCTGGCTATCCCGGTGTTGTTCGCACTGACCGTGCTGTGGGTCACCCGCGGCGGGCGAACACCCAAGCGCCGCTGGATGTCCTGGTTCGCCCTGCTCACCATCCCGACGCCGTTTCTGGCCAACATCTCCGGGTGGGTGTTCACCGAGATGGGCCGACAGCCCTGGGTGGTGGCGCCCAATCCCAGCGGGGACCAATCGATTCGGATGACCGTCCGCGCAGGGGTGTCCAATCACGTGCCCGGCATGGTCATCACCTCCCTGGTGACCTTCACCCTCGTCTACGCGGTGCTCGCGGTCCTCTGGTTCTTCCTGCTCAAGCGCTACACCGTCGAAGGGCCGCTGGAACACGACGCGGAACCCGCTCCCCCACAAGCACCCAGCGATGACGAGGTGGCACCTCTGTCCTTCGCGTACTGA
- a CDS encoding HdeD family acid-resistance protein produces MTISPGSPGTHPVPSLLPHLWKSALLSGILSLVLGVLVLAWPGISILVAAVAFGVYLLITGIAQVVFAFSLHVSAGSRILLFVSGAASLILALLAFRHFGQGYAILLLAIWIGVGFIFRGVATTVSAVSDPHLPGRGWNIFVGVISLLAGIVVLASPFQSIVTLAIVVGAWFIVIGVFEIISSFGIRKASKTLAPAEQGLR; encoded by the coding sequence ATGACTATCTCCCCTGGCTCTCCTGGAACCCACCCTGTTCCGAGCTTGCTGCCGCATCTGTGGAAATCCGCTCTGCTGTCGGGAATTCTGTCTCTTGTCCTCGGTGTCCTGGTGCTGGCTTGGCCGGGAATTTCCATCCTGGTCGCCGCCGTCGCGTTCGGCGTTTATCTCTTGATCACCGGTATCGCGCAGGTCGTCTTCGCGTTCTCGCTTCACGTCTCGGCGGGCAGCCGGATCCTGCTGTTCGTCAGTGGCGCGGCGTCGTTGATCCTGGCGTTGCTGGCGTTCCGTCATTTCGGTCAGGGATACGCAATCCTGCTGCTGGCCATCTGGATTGGCGTCGGGTTCATCTTCCGCGGTGTCGCCACAACGGTTTCGGCCGTAAGCGACCCGCACCTGCCCGGCCGGGGGTGGAACATCTTCGTCGGGGTGATCAGCCTGCTCGCGGGCATCGTCGTGCTGGCCTCACCGTTCCAATCCATCGTCACCCTGGCGATCGTGGTCGGCGCCTGGTTCATCGTCATCGGTGTGTTCGAGATCATTTCGTCGTTTGGGATCCGCAAGGCCTCCAAGACCCTCGCGCCAGCTGAGCAGGGGCTGCGGTAG
- the pyk gene encoding pyruvate kinase encodes MSRRGKIVCTLGPATNSDEAIQALVEAGMDVARLNFSHGDYSDHKAAYERVRSASDATGRAVGVLADLQGPKIRLGRFATGPTYWADGETVRITVADCEGDHDRVSTTYKRLAEDAVVGDRVLVDDGLIGLVVDVIEGDDVICTVTEGGPVSNNKGMSLPGMNVSAPALSEKDIDDLSFALELGVDLVALSFVRSPSDVELVHEVMDRVGRRVPVIAKLEKPEAVDNLEAIVLAFDAIMVARGDLGVELPLEEVPLVQKRAIQMARENAKPVIVATQMLDSMIENSRPTRAEASDVANAVLDGADAVMLSGETSVGKYPLAAVRTMARIICAVEENSTAAPPLTHVPRTKRGVISYAARDIGERLDAKALVAFTQSGDTVKRLARLHTPLPLLAFTAWPEVRSQLAMTWGTETFIVPMMTSTDGMIRQVDKSLLGLGRYKRGDLVVIVAGAPPGTVGSTNLIHVHRIGEDDV; translated from the coding sequence GTGAGTAGACGCGGAAAGATCGTCTGCACCCTTGGCCCTGCGACCAATTCGGATGAGGCGATCCAGGCCCTGGTTGAGGCCGGAATGGACGTCGCGAGGCTGAACTTCAGCCACGGCGACTACTCCGATCACAAGGCCGCCTACGAGCGCGTCAGATCCGCTTCCGACGCCACAGGCCGCGCCGTCGGCGTGCTCGCCGACCTGCAGGGGCCCAAGATCAGGCTGGGGCGTTTCGCCACCGGCCCCACGTACTGGGCCGACGGTGAAACGGTGCGGATCACCGTCGCCGACTGCGAGGGCGACCACGACCGGGTGTCGACCACCTACAAGAGACTTGCCGAGGACGCCGTCGTCGGTGACCGGGTCCTGGTCGACGACGGCCTAATCGGGCTGGTTGTCGACGTCATCGAGGGCGACGACGTGATCTGCACCGTCACCGAAGGTGGCCCGGTCAGCAACAACAAAGGCATGTCGCTGCCCGGGATGAACGTGTCCGCACCGGCCTTGTCGGAGAAGGACATCGACGACCTCAGCTTCGCTCTTGAACTCGGCGTCGACCTGGTAGCGCTCTCTTTCGTGCGTTCGCCCTCCGACGTCGAGTTGGTGCACGAGGTGATGGACCGGGTCGGCCGGCGGGTGCCCGTGATCGCGAAGCTGGAGAAGCCGGAAGCCGTCGACAATCTCGAAGCCATCGTGCTGGCGTTCGACGCGATCATGGTGGCCCGTGGCGACCTGGGCGTCGAGCTGCCGCTGGAAGAGGTGCCGCTGGTGCAGAAGCGGGCCATCCAGATGGCCCGGGAGAACGCCAAGCCCGTCATCGTGGCCACCCAGATGCTCGATTCGATGATCGAGAACTCGCGGCCGACCCGGGCCGAGGCCTCCGACGTGGCGAATGCTGTGCTCGACGGCGCCGACGCGGTGATGCTGTCCGGGGAGACCTCGGTCGGGAAGTATCCGCTGGCCGCGGTCCGCACGATGGCGCGGATCATCTGCGCGGTGGAGGAGAACTCTACGGCCGCTCCGCCGCTGACGCACGTGCCCCGCACCAAACGCGGCGTGATCTCCTACGCGGCCCGTGACATCGGCGAGCGGCTCGATGCCAAGGCGCTCGTCGCCTTCACCCAGTCCGGCGACACGGTCAAGCGCCTCGCGCGCCTGCATACCCCGCTGCCGCTGCTCGCCTTCACCGCGTGGCCCGAGGTGCGTAGCCAGTTGGCCATGACCTGGGGCACCGAAACGTTCATCGTCCCGATGATGACCTCCACGGACGGCATGATCCGCCAGGTCGACAAGTCGCTCCTGGGGCTGGGTCGCTACAAGCGTGGCGACCTGGTGGTCATCGTCGCTGGCGCGCCACCTGGCACAGTAGGGTCAACCAACCTCATCCATGTGCACCGGATCGGGGAGGACGACGTCTAA
- the cydD gene encoding thiol reductant ABC exporter subunit CydD — protein sequence MRRYLLAVVGCGVLISGCAIGSAIVLARIVAGVVGQPAARGLHVWLGPLSILLALWVVRAVTHWLQARLGQRGASAVIADLSGQVLAGVTARQPSELATQRDTAAVVVTRGLDGLRPYFIGYLPTLMLAAILTPATVAVVAAYDLKSAVVVAITLPLIPIFMVLIGLATADRSAAALAAMTTLQARLLDLIAGIPTLRALGRSSGPDHRIAELAAAHRRSAMATLRIAFLSALVLELLATLGVALIAVGIGLRLVFGEMTLTTGLTVLLLAPDVYWPLRRIGVEFHAAQDGRAAAGAAFALIGEPAASKAGAETVTARGARIRLDHLTVDGRDGRAPHDLSAVIEPGSVTVLTGHNGAGKSTTLQVIAGISVPSSGRVVVDGVDVADLQPAAWWAQLSWLPQRPVLVPGTVDDNLKLLGELRDIEKACADSGFDAVLAELPDGGGTVLGRGGVGLSLGQRQRLGLARALGSTAPVLLLDEPTAHLDTATEEGVLRAIVERARAGATVIVVGHRAPVVAIGDQVVEVVADRGVRYAPA from the coding sequence GTGCGCCGCTACCTGCTCGCCGTGGTGGGCTGCGGTGTGCTTATCTCCGGCTGCGCGATCGGATCGGCGATCGTCTTGGCGCGCATTGTCGCCGGCGTCGTCGGCCAGCCCGCCGCCCGGGGACTGCACGTCTGGCTGGGTCCGCTGTCAATCCTGTTGGCGCTGTGGGTGGTCCGCGCGGTGACGCATTGGCTTCAGGCCCGGCTGGGGCAACGAGGAGCCAGCGCGGTCATCGCCGATCTGTCCGGCCAGGTGCTCGCCGGGGTGACCGCCAGGCAACCCAGCGAACTGGCGACGCAACGCGACACCGCGGCCGTCGTGGTCACCCGCGGGCTGGATGGCTTACGCCCCTACTTCATCGGTTACCTGCCCACGTTGATGCTCGCCGCGATCCTGACACCGGCCACCGTCGCCGTGGTCGCGGCCTACGACCTGAAATCGGCGGTAGTCGTGGCGATCACGCTGCCCCTGATCCCGATCTTCATGGTGTTGATCGGGCTGGCGACCGCCGACCGGTCGGCCGCGGCGCTGGCCGCGATGACCACGCTGCAGGCCCGGTTGCTGGACCTGATCGCCGGCATCCCCACCCTGCGGGCGCTGGGCCGCAGCTCGGGTCCCGACCACCGCATCGCCGAACTGGCCGCGGCGCACCGCCGCTCGGCCATGGCGACGCTGCGGATCGCGTTCCTTTCGGCCCTGGTGCTCGAGCTGCTGGCCACCCTCGGGGTGGCGCTGATCGCCGTCGGAATAGGCCTTCGACTGGTGTTCGGCGAGATGACTTTGACCACCGGTTTGACCGTCCTGTTGCTGGCGCCGGACGTGTACTGGCCGCTGCGCCGCATCGGAGTGGAATTCCATGCCGCGCAAGACGGCAGGGCCGCCGCCGGTGCCGCGTTCGCCCTCATCGGCGAGCCGGCGGCGTCGAAGGCCGGGGCTGAGACGGTCACCGCGCGCGGCGCGCGGATCCGCCTCGACCACCTGACCGTCGACGGCCGCGACGGCCGGGCACCGCACGACCTGAGCGCGGTCATCGAACCCGGCTCGGTGACGGTGCTGACCGGGCACAACGGCGCCGGCAAGAGCACCACCCTGCAGGTGATCGCCGGCATCAGCGTGCCCTCGTCGGGCCGGGTCGTCGTGGACGGTGTCGACGTCGCCGACCTGCAACCGGCCGCCTGGTGGGCGCAGCTGTCCTGGCTCCCCCAGCGGCCGGTACTCGTGCCGGGCACGGTCGACGACAACCTGAAGCTGCTCGGAGAATTGCGCGACATCGAGAAGGCTTGTGCCGATTCCGGATTCGACGCGGTGCTGGCGGAGCTGCCAGATGGGGGCGGCACCGTGCTCGGGCGCGGCGGTGTCGGGCTGTCGTTGGGGCAGCGGCAACGGCTGGGTCTGGCCCGTGCGCTCGGCTCGACGGCCCCCGTGCTGTTGCTCGACGAGCCGACCGCGCACCTGGACACGGCCACCGAGGAAGGTGTCTTGCGGGCGATCGTCGAGCGGGCCCGCGCCGGTGCGACCGTGATCGTCGTCGGCCATCGTGCGCCGGTGGTGGCCATTGGCGACCAGGTCGTCGAAGTCGTCGCCGACCGGGGGGTGCGTTATGCGCCGGCCTGA
- a CDS encoding acyl-CoA thioesterase II, whose translation MLATLDLHRVDDDLFIGSHPSKNPMRTFGGQLMSQSFVASSRSLVRDDLPPGALSVHFINGGDTAKDIEFRVTRLRDERRFANRRVDAMQDGTLLSTALVSYMAGGRGLEHGIEPPEVAEPHTQPTIGELLRGYEETVPHFVNALQPIEWRYTNDPAWVMRTKGDRLPHNRVWVKALGEVPDDPVLHTATMVYSSDTTVLDSVITTHGLSWGFDRIFAASANHSIWFHRQVNFNDWVLYSTSSPVAADSRGLGTGHFFDRSGQPLATVVQEGVLKYFPSSGR comes from the coding sequence CTGCTGGCGACACTCGACCTCCACCGCGTCGACGACGACCTGTTCATCGGCTCGCATCCCAGCAAGAACCCCATGCGGACCTTTGGCGGTCAGCTCATGTCGCAGTCGTTCGTCGCGAGCAGCCGCAGCCTGGTTCGCGACGACCTGCCGCCGGGCGCGCTGTCGGTGCACTTCATCAACGGGGGAGACACCGCCAAGGACATCGAATTCCGCGTGACGCGGCTGCGCGACGAGCGCCGCTTCGCCAATCGGCGCGTCGATGCGATGCAGGACGGCACGCTGCTGTCTACGGCCCTGGTCTCCTACATGGCCGGCGGCCGCGGCCTGGAACACGGCATCGAGCCGCCGGAGGTGGCCGAGCCGCACACGCAGCCGACCATCGGTGAACTCCTGCGTGGCTACGAAGAAACCGTCCCGCACTTCGTCAACGCCCTGCAGCCCATCGAGTGGCGTTACACCAACGACCCCGCGTGGGTGATGCGCACGAAGGGTGATCGGCTCCCGCACAATCGGGTCTGGGTCAAGGCTTTGGGGGAAGTTCCCGACGACCCCGTATTGCACACGGCAACAATGGTGTATTCGTCGGACACCACGGTGTTGGACTCGGTCATCACTACGCACGGCCTTTCCTGGGGATTCGACCGCATATTCGCCGCCTCGGCGAATCATTCCATTTGGTTTCACCGGCAGGTCAACTTCAACGACTGGGTGTTGTACTCCACATCGTCGCCGGTGGCAGCCGATTCGCGGGGACTCGGCACCGGGCACTTCTTCGACCGATCCGGGCAACCGCTCGCCACGGTGGTGCAAGAAGGCGTGCTGAAATACTTCCCATCTTCCGGCCGATAA
- the cydB gene encoding cytochrome d ubiquinol oxidase subunit II produces the protein MGLQEVWFGIIGVLFLGFFILEGFDFGVGMLMEPFARVGVGEAEPLRRTALNTIGPVWDGNEVWLIVGGAAMFAAFPAWYATVFSTLYLPLLAILFGMIVRAVAIEWRGKIDDTKWRGWADVAIAAGSWLPAVLWGVAFAILVRGLPVEADGHIHLSITDVLNAYTLLGGLATAGLFLFYGATFVALKTSGAIREDAYRFGVWLSIPVTALVAAFGLWTQLAHGKDWTWLVLAVAVLAQLAAVLLVWRRASDGWSFTCVALVVAAVVILLFGSLYPNLVPSTLNKQWSLTIYNGSSTHYTLKVMTWVTAFMAPLTVIYQAWSYWIFRQRISADRLPAPIGLARRPS, from the coding sequence GTGGGACTGCAGGAAGTGTGGTTCGGCATCATCGGGGTGCTGTTCCTGGGATTCTTCATCCTCGAGGGCTTCGACTTCGGCGTGGGCATGTTGATGGAGCCGTTCGCCCGCGTCGGCGTCGGCGAAGCCGAACCGCTGCGCCGCACGGCGCTCAACACCATCGGACCGGTGTGGGACGGCAACGAGGTCTGGCTGATCGTCGGCGGCGCCGCGATGTTCGCCGCCTTCCCCGCCTGGTACGCCACCGTGTTCTCCACGCTGTACCTGCCGCTGCTGGCGATCCTTTTCGGCATGATCGTGCGCGCCGTGGCGATCGAGTGGCGCGGCAAGATCGATGACACCAAATGGCGCGGCTGGGCCGACGTCGCCATCGCGGCCGGATCGTGGCTACCGGCCGTCTTGTGGGGCGTCGCATTCGCCATCCTGGTGCGCGGACTCCCGGTCGAGGCCGACGGCCACATTCACCTCTCGATCACCGATGTGCTCAACGCCTACACGCTGCTGGGCGGATTGGCCACCGCCGGGCTGTTCTTGTTCTACGGAGCGACATTCGTCGCGTTGAAGACCTCCGGCGCCATCCGCGAGGATGCGTACCGGTTCGGCGTCTGGCTGTCGATTCCGGTGACCGCACTGGTTGCGGCATTTGGACTTTGGACGCAACTGGCTCACGGCAAGGATTGGACCTGGCTGGTGCTGGCCGTGGCGGTGCTGGCGCAACTGGCGGCGGTGCTACTGGTGTGGCGCCGGGCGTCCGACGGCTGGTCGTTCACCTGCGTCGCGCTGGTGGTCGCGGCCGTGGTGATCCTGCTATTCGGCTCGCTGTATCCGAACTTGGTGCCCTCGACGCTGAACAAGCAGTGGAGCCTGACCATCTACAACGGCTCTTCCACCCACTACACCCTCAAAGTCATGACATGGGTGACGGCGTTCATGGCCCCGCTGACGGTCATCTACCAAGCCTGGTCGTATTGGATTTTCCGGCAACGGATCTCGGCTGACCGGTTACCCGCGCCGATCGGGCTGGCAAGGCGCCCGTCCTGA
- a CDS encoding bifunctional lysylphosphatidylglycerol flippase/synthetase MprF codes for MNGPVVDVTVARPRVRERVVVSVDSLAARLIGALALFGAACWLIEILARHHSHPSWNYTDRLAWSLTVLVAVAWMARGIFLGRPVTTMHAAAAAFFVLAGLGLHVLSFDLLGDLVIASSGIVLMWPTTSYPRPGDLPRVWRLINATGGDALAPFTMQTGKSYHFTADGTAALAYRTRMGIAAVSGDPIGDEAHFPELVADFAATCHTHGWRIAVVGCGERRLGLWTDSTVLGQSLRPIPIGRDVVVDVSGFDMVGRKFRNLRQAVKRTHNCGVTTEIVSEQELDDKLLAELTEVVRESSKGAHADRGFHMNLDGVLEGRFPGIQLIIARDNAGTVQAFHRYATAGEGSDITLDVPWRRRSAPNGLDERLSVDMIMAGKETGAQRVSLAFAAFPEIFDDKNRGWTQRVFYRLIHVLDPLIALESLYRYVRKWHALDARRYALISMTQIVPLLFVLLSLEFMPRRRHL; via the coding sequence GTGAACGGCCCAGTGGTGGACGTCACGGTAGCAAGACCCCGCGTGCGCGAACGCGTTGTCGTGTCGGTCGATTCGCTCGCGGCCCGCTTGATCGGCGCGTTGGCGCTGTTCGGCGCGGCGTGCTGGCTCATCGAGATCCTCGCTCGGCACCATAGCCATCCAAGCTGGAACTACACCGACCGGTTGGCCTGGTCGCTGACGGTGCTGGTGGCGGTGGCCTGGATGGCTCGCGGCATCTTTCTCGGCCGGCCCGTGACGACCATGCACGCCGCCGCGGCCGCCTTCTTCGTCCTGGCCGGACTGGGACTGCATGTGCTGTCGTTCGATTTGCTCGGTGACCTGGTGATCGCCAGCTCCGGCATTGTGTTGATGTGGCCGACGACCTCGTATCCGCGGCCCGGTGACCTGCCCCGCGTGTGGAGGCTGATCAACGCCACCGGCGGCGACGCGCTCGCCCCGTTCACCATGCAGACCGGCAAGAGCTATCACTTCACCGCCGACGGCACGGCGGCGCTGGCCTACCGGACGCGGATGGGAATCGCCGCGGTCAGCGGTGACCCGATCGGCGACGAGGCCCACTTCCCGGAACTGGTCGCGGATTTCGCCGCCACCTGCCATACCCACGGATGGCGCATCGCCGTGGTGGGGTGCGGCGAGCGGCGGCTGGGCCTGTGGACCGATTCGACGGTGTTGGGACAATCGTTGCGGCCCATACCGATTGGCCGCGATGTGGTGGTCGACGTGTCCGGCTTCGACATGGTGGGCCGCAAATTCCGCAATCTGCGTCAGGCGGTGAAGCGCACCCACAATTGCGGTGTGACAACAGAAATCGTGTCGGAGCAGGAACTCGACGACAAGCTGCTGGCCGAGCTGACCGAGGTGGTGCGCGAGTCATCCAAGGGAGCCCACGCCGATCGCGGATTCCACATGAACCTCGACGGCGTGCTGGAGGGCCGGTTCCCGGGGATCCAGCTCATCATCGCCCGGGACAACGCGGGCACGGTGCAGGCATTCCACCGGTACGCCACGGCCGGTGAGGGCAGCGACATCACGCTTGATGTGCCGTGGCGCCGGCGCAGTGCCCCCAACGGTCTCGACGAGCGGCTGAGCGTCGACATGATCATGGCCGGAAAAGAGACTGGGGCGCAGCGGGTATCGCTCGCCTTTGCCGCGTTCCCGGAGATTTTCGACGACAAAAACCGCGGCTGGACGCAGCGCGTCTTCTACCGGTTGATCCACGTTCTCGATCCGTTGATCGCCCTTGAGTCGTTGTACCGCTATGTGCGCAAGTGGCACGCGCTGGATGCCCGGCGCTACGCGCTGATCTCCATGACGCAGATCGTCCCGCTACTGTTCGTGCTGCTGTCGCTGGAATTCATGCCGCGCCGGCGACACCTCTGA